From a region of the Mycobacterium sp. SMC-8 genome:
- a CDS encoding DUF222 domain-containing protein: MELVSEAVEAIVEQVAVLSKAAEELSHRELIGLLTELTRVLRSVPALEHKVLARLTEETEPSRVGAASWKEMLTTTLRVSGAEAARRLARAKTLGPRRAMTGQPLPPLWEATAAAQARGLLDEEHVAVIANFHRKLPSWVDVGTRAEADRHLAWAGAGLDPENLTEAARVLLTMIDQDGVEPSDKELAEKCGITISKQRPDGTAKICGVLSPEALAIWQAIFAKEAAPGANLPDDPAAGDSPPPGGDPENPAGDEAEQAPNEDAAPGADRHAEPDRDDGGRDTRTQAQRNHDAFLAVGRRLLESGRLGSHNGLPVTVIVSTTLQDLEKGAGVAVTGGGSLLPMPDLIRMAAQAHHYLYVFDEHTGQSLYLGRAQRFANAAQRLVLHARDRGCTRPGCTVPGSWAQVHHAVTGWKDDGQTNIDDLTFACGPHNRMIENTGWTTTKNAKNQTEWHPPPELEAGQHRINGYHHPERYLLPEDDQGP, translated from the coding sequence ATGGAGTTGGTGTCCGAGGCGGTGGAGGCGATCGTCGAGCAGGTCGCCGTGCTGTCCAAGGCCGCCGAGGAGCTCTCCCACCGCGAGCTGATCGGCCTGCTGACCGAGTTGACCAGGGTGCTGCGGTCGGTCCCGGCGCTGGAGCACAAGGTGCTGGCGCGGCTGACAGAGGAGACCGAACCGTCCCGGGTGGGCGCGGCGAGCTGGAAAGAGATGCTGACCACGACCCTGCGGGTCAGCGGTGCTGAAGCCGCGCGCCGGCTCGCCCGCGCCAAGACGTTGGGGCCGCGCCGGGCCATGACCGGACAGCCGTTGCCGCCGCTGTGGGAGGCCACCGCCGCAGCCCAGGCTCGGGGCTTGCTGGATGAGGAGCATGTCGCGGTGATCGCGAATTTCCACCGTAAGCTGCCGTCCTGGGTCGATGTCGGCACCCGCGCCGAGGCCGACCGGCACCTGGCGTGGGCCGGGGCGGGATTGGATCCGGAGAACCTGACCGAAGCCGCGCGGGTGCTGTTGACGATGATCGACCAGGACGGCGTCGAACCCTCCGACAAGGAGCTGGCCGAAAAGTGTGGCATCACGATCAGCAAGCAGCGTCCCGACGGCACGGCCAAGATCTGCGGGGTGCTCAGCCCCGAAGCGCTGGCGATCTGGCAGGCGATCTTCGCCAAAGAAGCCGCCCCAGGCGCCAATCTCCCCGACGACCCCGCGGCAGGTGACAGCCCGCCGCCCGGCGGTGACCCCGAGAACCCGGCCGGCGACGAGGCCGAGCAGGCGCCCAACGAGGATGCGGCGCCGGGTGCTGATCGGCACGCTGAGCCCGACCGCGATGATGGTGGGCGCGATACCCGCACCCAGGCTCAGCGCAACCATGATGCGTTCCTGGCCGTCGGACGCAGGCTGCTCGAATCCGGCCGGCTGGGCAGCCATAACGGCCTCCCGGTGACGGTGATCGTCTCGACCACTCTGCAAGACCTCGAAAAGGGGGCCGGGGTGGCGGTCACCGGCGGCGGATCACTGCTACCGATGCCCGACCTGATCCGCATGGCCGCCCAGGCCCATCACTATCTGTATGTCTTCGACGAGCACACCGGTCAAAGCCTGTACCTGGGTCGGGCCCAACGGTTCGCCAACGCCGCCCAGCGGCTGGTCCTGCATGCCCGCGACCGCGGCTGCACCCGGCCCGGCTGCACCGTGCCCGGCTCCTGGGCCCAGGTCCACCATGCCGTCACCGGCTGGAAAGACGACGGACAGACCAACATCGACGATCTGACCTTCGCCTGCGGACCGCACAACCGCATGATCGAGAACACCGGCTGGACCACCACCAAAAACGCCAAGAACCAGACCGAATGGCACCCACCGCCCGAACTCGAGGCCGGCCAACACCGCATCAACGGCTACCACCACCCCGAACGCTACCTACTCCCCGAAGACGACCAAGGCCCGTAA
- a CDS encoding limonene-1,2-epoxide hydrolase family protein, with amino-acid sequence MTRTPNDLVTEFCAKWADPDPEELAAYFTEDGVYHNIPMEPAVGRDAIKVFIAEFTGMVDGIDFQVHRQVCSGGLVFNERTDVMRFKDGRELPLPVAGVFEIVDGRIASWRDYFDMATVTSAWS; translated from the coding sequence ATGACACGCACCCCCAACGACCTGGTGACCGAGTTCTGCGCCAAGTGGGCCGACCCCGATCCCGAGGAATTGGCCGCCTACTTCACCGAAGACGGTGTCTACCACAATATCCCGATGGAACCAGCGGTCGGACGCGATGCCATCAAGGTTTTCATCGCCGAGTTCACCGGCATGGTGGACGGCATCGATTTCCAGGTGCACCGACAGGTCTGTTCGGGCGGGCTGGTGTTCAATGAACGCACCGACGTGATGCGGTTCAAGGACGGCCGGGAACTGCCGCTGCCGGTGGCCGGGGTGTTCGAGATCGTCGACGGCCGGATCGCGTCCTGGCGCGATTATTTCGACATGGCGACGGTGACCTCCGCCTGGAGCTAG
- a CDS encoding adenylate/guanylate cyclase domain-containing protein, which produces MTGTLIALCLAAALAAGLAVALLVQTRRLNAAREEAEELRKRLDARQMLVTGGTKAVKTVWQTANILRRDGLGAAVRSSIEELADWAEVERPDLARLAPNGRVAVMFSDIEESTALNERIGDRAFVRLLGKHDKSVRRHVDAHDGYVVKSQGDGFMVAFARPEQAVRCGLAIQQSLTKRPNDIRVRIGIHTGKSVRRGDDLFGRNVAMAARVAAQAEGGEVLVSSAVRDAVTDCDDIVVDGQRDAQLKGFSGSHSLYSVRSASASR; this is translated from the coding sequence GTGACCGGAACGCTGATCGCGCTGTGCCTGGCCGCGGCGCTGGCCGCCGGGCTGGCGGTGGCCCTGCTGGTGCAGACCCGGCGCCTCAACGCCGCGCGCGAGGAAGCCGAGGAGTTGCGCAAGCGTCTGGACGCCCGGCAGATGCTGGTCACCGGCGGCACCAAGGCCGTCAAGACGGTGTGGCAGACCGCCAACATCCTGCGTCGCGACGGTCTCGGCGCGGCGGTGCGCTCCTCCATCGAGGAACTCGCCGACTGGGCCGAGGTCGAACGTCCCGACTTGGCGCGACTGGCCCCCAACGGCCGGGTCGCAGTGATGTTCTCCGATATCGAGGAGTCGACCGCGCTCAACGAGCGCATCGGCGACCGCGCGTTCGTGCGGTTGCTGGGTAAGCACGACAAGTCGGTGCGCCGCCACGTCGACGCACACGACGGTTACGTCGTGAAGAGTCAAGGCGACGGGTTCATGGTCGCATTCGCCCGACCGGAGCAGGCCGTCCGGTGCGGTCTTGCCATCCAGCAGTCACTGACCAAGCGGCCCAACGATATCCGCGTCCGGATCGGCATTCACACGGGGAAGTCGGTGCGCCGCGGTGACGACCTGTTCGGCCGCAACGTGGCGATGGCGGCGCGGGTGGCGGCTCAGGCCGAAGGCGGCGAAGTCCTGGTCAGCAGCGCGGTGCGCGACGCGGTGACCGACTGCGACGACATCGTCGTCGACGGGCAACGGGATGCGCAGCTGAAGGGATTCTCCGGATCCCACTCGCTCTACTCGGTGCGTTCGGCTTCGGCGAGCCGCTGA
- a CDS encoding guanylate cyclase, with translation MSLERALDETRTGDIWLFRGRSGPDRAIQSMTNSPVNHVGMTVAIDDLPPLIWHAELGDKLLDLWTGTHHRGVQLNDLRQAVERWTHSYQQRCWLRQLTPHASREQEDRMLRVIARMDGTPFPSTARLTGRWMRGRLPVVSDFTRGIPFVHKKVCESAMRRKAEQSTVGLETAYCAETVAITYEEMGLLHTEKHSNWFDPGSFWSGDTLPLADGYRLGDEITVLV, from the coding sequence GTGTCGCTGGAGCGCGCGCTCGATGAAACCCGCACCGGCGACATCTGGTTGTTCCGGGGACGCTCGGGTCCTGACCGGGCCATCCAGTCGATGACCAACAGCCCGGTGAACCACGTCGGGATGACCGTCGCGATCGACGATCTGCCTCCGCTGATCTGGCACGCCGAACTCGGTGACAAGCTGCTCGACCTGTGGACCGGCACTCACCACCGCGGCGTCCAGCTCAACGATCTGCGACAGGCGGTCGAACGCTGGACGCATTCCTACCAGCAGCGCTGCTGGTTGCGTCAGCTCACCCCGCACGCCTCCCGGGAGCAGGAGGACCGCATGCTGCGGGTGATCGCGCGGATGGACGGCACACCGTTCCCGTCGACGGCCAGGTTGACGGGCCGCTGGATGCGTGGCCGGTTACCGGTGGTGAGCGATTTCACCCGCGGTATCCCGTTCGTGCACAAGAAGGTTTGTGAATCGGCGATGCGCCGTAAGGCCGAGCAGTCCACTGTCGGGCTGGAAACCGCCTACTGCGCCGAGACGGTTGCCATCACCTACGAGGAGATGGGCCTGCTGCACACCGAGAAGCACTCGAACTGGTTCGATCCCGGGTCGTTCTGGAGTGGTGATACCTTGCCGTTGGCCGACGGGTACCGGCTCGGCGACGAGATCACCGTCCTCGTCTGA
- a CDS encoding nitroreductase family deazaflavin-dependent oxidoreductase, protein MPLRYVDPHRRRGRGYHQGVRFGRSKVGQFMARHIARRTDPLLFRLTGGRVNMGPIVNAPLRTVGAKSGKPREVQLTYFHDGSDVILVASNFGGSRHPQWYHNLKAHPECEFGQEPFTAHQVTDTEEHRRLYGLAEQVYAGYADYREKTADSGRQIPIFRLTAR, encoded by the coding sequence ATGCCGCTGCGCTACGTCGATCCGCACCGCCGCCGTGGGCGTGGCTACCACCAGGGTGTCCGGTTCGGACGGTCCAAGGTCGGGCAGTTCATGGCCCGCCATATCGCCCGCCGCACCGATCCCCTGCTGTTCCGCCTCACTGGTGGACGGGTGAACATGGGACCGATCGTGAACGCGCCGTTGCGCACCGTGGGCGCGAAATCGGGTAAGCCGCGCGAGGTTCAGCTCACCTACTTTCACGACGGCTCCGACGTCATTCTGGTCGCGTCGAACTTCGGCGGCAGCAGACATCCGCAGTGGTATCACAACCTGAAGGCGCATCCGGAATGCGAATTCGGCCAGGAGCCGTTCACCGCACACCAGGTCACCGACACCGAGGAGCACCGCCGGCTCTACGGGCTGGCCGAGCAGGTGTATGCCGGTTACGCCGACTATCGGGAGAAGACCGCCGATTCCGGACGGCAGATTCCGATCTTCCGCTTGACCGCCCGCTGA
- a CDS encoding class I SAM-dependent methyltransferase: protein MSFAVSPEAYGRFMGRYAEPLAAVFTAFAGVGAGDEVLDVGCGPGALSAQLLSVGARVAAVDPSPRFLDALRTRFPDLDVRRGTAEELPYDTASFDAALAQLVVHFMADPMAGIRQMARVVRRGGVVAACVWDGSTGALAPFWDAVHVTDPQAQDEALLAGARMGHLTGLFEAAGLRGVEERPLAVEVVHPSFEQWWEPYTLGVGPAGDYVQQLDDEGRAHLESVARERLGAGPFTVTATAWATRATV from the coding sequence GTGAGCTTCGCCGTCTCGCCCGAGGCATACGGTCGTTTCATGGGCCGCTATGCCGAGCCTCTTGCGGCGGTCTTCACGGCATTTGCCGGCGTCGGCGCGGGGGATGAGGTGCTCGACGTGGGCTGCGGGCCGGGCGCACTGTCGGCGCAGTTGTTGTCGGTCGGGGCGCGAGTCGCAGCGGTCGACCCCTCCCCGCGGTTCCTCGACGCATTACGGACACGCTTCCCCGACCTGGACGTGCGTCGCGGCACGGCGGAGGAACTACCTTACGACACTGCGTCTTTCGACGCCGCGTTGGCGCAGCTGGTGGTGCACTTCATGGCGGATCCCATGGCCGGCATCAGGCAGATGGCCCGCGTCGTCAGGCGTGGCGGCGTCGTCGCCGCATGTGTATGGGACGGGTCGACCGGCGCGCTGGCGCCGTTCTGGGATGCGGTTCATGTGACGGACCCGCAGGCGCAGGATGAAGCGCTCCTGGCCGGGGCGCGCATGGGGCACCTGACTGGACTGTTCGAGGCTGCCGGCTTGCGCGGCGTGGAAGAACGTCCCCTCGCCGTCGAGGTTGTCCATCCGAGTTTTGAGCAGTGGTGGGAGCCGTACACCCTCGGTGTCGGTCCGGCGGGCGATTATGTGCAGCAACTCGACGACGAGGGTCGCGCACATCTTGAGTCAGTGGCTCGCGAACGTCTCGGTGCTGGGCCGTTCACCGTCACCGCAACTGCGTGGGCCACCCGCGCAACGGTGTGA
- the ychF gene encoding redox-regulated ATPase YchF: MGLNLGIVGLPNVGKSTLFNALTRNDVLAANYPFATIEPNEGVVALPDPRLAELAKMFGSEKIVPAPVTFVDIAGIVKGASEGAGLGNKFLANIRESDAICQVVRVFADDDVVHVDGRVDPKSDIEVIETELILADMQTLERALPRLEKEARTHKDRRPVYEAAVAAGEVLDTGKTLFSAGVDMSLLRELNLLTSKPFLYVFNADESVLTDEKRVAELRELVAPADAVFLDAKIEAELQELDEESAAELLESIGQTERGLDALARAGFHTLKLQTYLTAGPKEARAWTIHQGDTAPRAAGVIHSDFEKGFIKAEVVSFDDLMEAGSMAAAKAAGKVRMEGKDYVMADGDVVEFRFNV, translated from the coding sequence GTGGGCCTCAATCTGGGAATCGTCGGACTGCCGAACGTGGGTAAGTCGACTCTGTTCAACGCGCTGACACGCAACGACGTGCTGGCCGCCAACTACCCGTTCGCGACGATCGAACCCAACGAGGGCGTGGTGGCGCTTCCTGATCCGCGGTTGGCCGAGCTGGCGAAGATGTTCGGCTCGGAGAAGATCGTGCCGGCCCCGGTCACGTTCGTCGACATCGCCGGGATCGTGAAGGGTGCGTCCGAGGGCGCCGGGTTGGGCAACAAGTTCCTGGCCAATATTCGCGAAAGTGACGCGATCTGCCAGGTGGTGCGGGTGTTCGCCGACGACGACGTCGTGCATGTCGACGGCCGGGTGGATCCGAAGTCCGACATCGAGGTCATCGAGACCGAGCTGATCCTGGCCGACATGCAGACGCTGGAGCGGGCGCTGCCGCGGCTGGAGAAGGAAGCCCGCACCCACAAGGACCGCCGGCCCGTCTACGAGGCGGCCGTGGCGGCCGGCGAGGTGCTCGACACCGGCAAGACGCTATTCTCCGCGGGTGTCGACATGTCATTGCTGCGCGAGCTGAACCTGTTGACCTCCAAGCCTTTCCTGTATGTGTTCAACGCCGACGAGTCGGTGCTCACCGACGAGAAGCGGGTCGCCGAGCTACGCGAGCTGGTGGCGCCCGCTGACGCGGTGTTCCTCGATGCCAAGATCGAAGCCGAGCTGCAGGAACTCGACGAGGAGTCGGCGGCCGAGCTGCTGGAGTCGATCGGACAGACCGAGCGCGGGCTGGATGCGTTGGCGCGGGCCGGTTTTCACACGCTCAAGTTGCAGACCTATCTGACCGCCGGGCCGAAAGAGGCGCGGGCGTGGACGATCCATCAGGGTGACACCGCACCCAGGGCGGCCGGGGTGATCCACTCGGATTTCGAGAAGGGCTTCATCAAGGCCGAGGTCGTCTCGTTCGACGACCTGATGGAAGCCGGCTCGATGGCGGCGGCCAAGGCCGCGGGCAAGGTCCGGATGGAGGGCAAGGATTACGTGATGGCCGACGGGGACGTGGTGGAGTTCCGCTTCAACGTGTAG
- a CDS encoding folate/biopterin family MFS transporter, with product MSDQRARPAVASDHRSAHPDIVGIPWWGAILTAVIASLIGFAFDAGSGNGTLTAVFATLYVLGCLIAVLAVQQSGVFTAVIQPPLVLFVTVPAAYFLMNSSDIHGVKDVLINCGYPLIQRFPLMFFTSAAVLMIGLARWYFAKNVPAEKPERSGSGSAPKPGALAAKLTALLGGVTAGAGAARTKKRQPSGRRRTAPRTAADRTGRAARPARKSAARPRHSRAPETEIIEPVADRPRRRRPRPEDPSASEPRRRPRPSSTREPREPREPRSRRDPLPPRERRSSYERDDRDDRYGRPQRPQRDRPQRRSRFDDYEPLDPYTPAGPGTHHPVSRVRYRGGAHPDDIDDQPEYRPRRRSPRDVDADRWEYDI from the coding sequence GTGTCAGATCAGCGCGCGCGGCCGGCGGTGGCCTCCGATCACCGCTCTGCGCATCCCGATATCGTGGGGATTCCGTGGTGGGGAGCCATTCTGACGGCCGTGATCGCATCCCTGATCGGGTTCGCGTTCGACGCCGGATCCGGCAACGGCACACTGACCGCCGTCTTCGCCACGCTGTACGTCCTCGGATGCCTGATCGCGGTGCTCGCCGTGCAGCAGTCCGGCGTTTTCACCGCGGTGATCCAGCCGCCGCTGGTGTTGTTCGTCACGGTGCCCGCCGCCTACTTCCTGATGAACAGCAGCGACATCCACGGCGTCAAGGACGTCCTGATCAACTGCGGCTACCCGCTGATCCAGCGGTTCCCGCTGATGTTCTTCACCTCGGCCGCCGTACTGATGATCGGGCTGGCCCGGTGGTACTTCGCCAAGAACGTCCCGGCCGAGAAGCCGGAGCGCAGCGGCAGCGGCAGCGCCCCGAAACCGGGCGCGCTGGCCGCGAAGCTCACCGCGTTGCTCGGCGGTGTGACGGCCGGCGCCGGTGCTGCACGAACCAAGAAGCGACAGCCGTCGGGCCGGCGCCGCACCGCGCCGAGGACCGCCGCAGACCGCACGGGCCGCGCCGCCCGGCCGGCCAGGAAATCCGCTGCGCGACCTCGCCACTCGCGGGCGCCGGAGACGGAGATCATCGAGCCCGTGGCCGACCGGCCGCGCCGCCGGAGGCCGCGGCCCGAGGATCCCTCGGCGTCGGAGCCGCGTCGCCGTCCCCGCCCGTCCTCCACGAGGGAACCGCGGGAACCCCGGGAACCCCGGTCCCGCCGCGACCCCCTCCCTCCCCGCGAACGCCGGTCGTCCTACGAGCGCGACGACCGCGACGACCGGTATGGAAGGCCGCAGCGGCCCCAACGGGACCGGCCCCAGCGCCGCAGCCGCTTCGACGACTACGAGCCGCTCGACCCGTACACCCCGGCCGGTCCGGGCACCCATCATCCGGTCTCGCGCGTGCGCTACCGCGGAGGTGCTCACCCGGACGATATCGACGATCAGCCCGAGTACCGGCCTCGCCGGCGCAGCCCGCGCGACGTCGACGCCGACCGCTGGGAGTACGACATCTGA
- a CDS encoding 4-hydroxy-3-methylbut-2-enyl diphosphate reductase codes for MPPTVNMGIPGASQTALRSGVGVAAGKRVLLAEPRGYCAGVDRAVETVERALEKHGAPVYVRHEIVHNRYVVETLAKAGAVFVEQTDEVPEGAIVVFSAHGVAPTVHVEAAARNLRTIDATCPLVTKVHNEAKRFARDDYDILLVGHEGHEEVVGTAGEAPDHVQVVDNPDAVDKVTVRDPNKVIWLSQTTLSVDETMETVRRLREKFPTLQDPPSDDICYATQNRQVAVKAMAPECELVIVVGSKNSSNSVRLVEVALGAGSDAAHLVDYAEDIDPAWLDGVTTVGVTSGASVPEVLVRGVLDRLAEYGYGTVQPVTTANETLVFALPREIRPARS; via the coding sequence ATGCCGCCGACCGTGAACATGGGGATCCCTGGTGCCAGCCAGACCGCGCTGCGTTCCGGCGTCGGCGTCGCCGCAGGCAAACGTGTGCTGCTGGCCGAGCCGCGCGGATACTGCGCCGGGGTCGACCGGGCCGTCGAGACCGTCGAGCGCGCGCTGGAGAAGCACGGCGCTCCGGTGTACGTCCGCCACGAGATCGTGCACAACCGCTACGTCGTCGAGACCCTCGCCAAGGCGGGCGCCGTCTTCGTCGAGCAGACCGACGAGGTGCCCGAGGGCGCGATCGTCGTCTTCTCCGCTCACGGCGTGGCGCCGACCGTGCACGTCGAGGCTGCCGCCCGCAACCTGAGAACCATCGACGCCACCTGCCCGCTGGTGACCAAGGTGCACAACGAGGCCAAGCGCTTCGCCCGCGACGACTACGACATCCTGCTCGTCGGCCACGAGGGTCACGAGGAGGTCGTCGGCACCGCCGGAGAGGCCCCCGACCACGTCCAGGTCGTCGACAATCCCGACGCGGTCGACAAGGTCACCGTGCGCGACCCGAACAAGGTCATCTGGCTGTCCCAGACCACGCTGAGCGTCGACGAGACGATGGAGACGGTGCGCCGGCTGCGGGAAAAGTTCCCGACGCTGCAGGATCCGCCCAGCGACGACATCTGCTACGCCACCCAGAACCGTCAGGTCGCGGTCAAGGCGATGGCTCCGGAGTGCGAGCTGGTCATCGTCGTCGGCTCGAAGAACTCGTCGAACTCGGTCCGACTGGTGGAGGTGGCGCTGGGCGCGGGTTCGGACGCGGCCCATCTGGTCGACTACGCCGAGGACATCGATCCGGCGTGGCTCGACGGCGTGACCACCGTCGGCGTCACGTCCGGTGCGTCGGTGCCCGAGGTCCTCGTGCGCGGAGTGCTGGACCGGTTGGCCGAATACGGCTACGGAACCGTGCAACCCGTCACGACCGCCAACGAGACTCTCGTGTTCGCGCTGCCTCGGGAGATCCGCCCGGCCCGCTCGTAG
- a CDS encoding lipid droplet-associated protein, which produces MSTAPYGVRLLVGAAVTAIEETRKLPQTILMYPMTIASQIAHLVMKVQQDVAVLVIKGDETLETIFPPKDEQPEWATFDEDLAGEDGDGDVVELPVRDGERLTEGRFALFSGDPDAAAKASAGDDAAEQPPADGPEAPEIVAEIEYESLTLAQLRARLTSLRVPDLEALLAYEEATKARAPYQTLLANRITRASAK; this is translated from the coding sequence ATGTCAACTGCGCCGTATGGGGTCCGTCTGCTCGTGGGTGCGGCCGTGACCGCCATCGAGGAAACCCGCAAACTGCCCCAGACCATCCTCATGTACCCGATGACCATCGCCAGCCAGATCGCCCATCTGGTCATGAAAGTGCAGCAGGACGTCGCCGTTCTGGTGATCAAGGGCGACGAGACGCTGGAGACGATCTTCCCGCCGAAGGACGAGCAGCCGGAGTGGGCGACCTTCGACGAGGACCTGGCGGGTGAGGACGGCGACGGTGACGTCGTCGAGCTGCCCGTCCGCGACGGCGAGCGCCTCACCGAGGGCCGGTTCGCGCTGTTCAGCGGAGACCCGGACGCCGCCGCGAAGGCTTCGGCCGGCGACGACGCCGCCGAGCAGCCGCCTGCCGACGGGCCTGAGGCCCCGGAGATCGTCGCCGAGATCGAGTACGAGTCGCTGACCCTGGCCCAACTGCGTGCCCGGCTGACGTCGCTGCGCGTCCCGGACCTGGAGGCGCTGCTCGCCTACGAGGAGGCCACGAAGGCCCGCGCCCCGTACCAGACGTTGCTGGCCAACAGGATTACGCGCGCGTCCGCCAAGTGA
- the xseA gene encoding exodeoxyribonuclease VII large subunit, producing the protein MTEPEQGKSPENPWPVRAVATRVAKYIDRLGSVWIEGQLTELKVRQSTAFMVLRDPAADMSLSVSCPRDLVVNAPVPLSEGTQVLMHGKPQFYTRNGSFSLRISEIRAVGLGELLARIERLRRLLDAEGLFDPRRKRPIPFLPGTIGLITGRASAAEHDIMAVASGRWPAVRFAVRNTVVQGANAVPQIVDALRALDADPDVDVIVLARGGGSVEDLLPFSDETLCREIARCTTPVVSAIGHEPDNPLCDLVADLRAATPTDAAKRIVPDTAAEQALIDDLQRRSARALRNWVNREAHIVAQLRSRPVLSRPLAAVDARAEEIHRARAAARRDVKRLLTAESDRLGHLSARLSTLGPAATLARGYAVVQAVPEGAAPHVLHSVADAPAGTRLRIRVADGAVTAISGGSEHGED; encoded by the coding sequence ATGACCGAACCTGAGCAGGGCAAGTCCCCCGAGAACCCGTGGCCGGTGCGGGCGGTCGCCACCCGTGTCGCCAAGTACATCGACCGGCTGGGCTCAGTGTGGATCGAAGGCCAGCTGACCGAGCTGAAGGTGCGGCAGTCAACGGCGTTCATGGTGCTGCGTGACCCGGCCGCCGACATGTCGCTGAGCGTGAGCTGTCCGCGTGACCTGGTGGTCAACGCGCCGGTGCCGCTGTCGGAGGGCACGCAGGTGCTCATGCACGGCAAGCCGCAGTTCTACACCCGCAACGGTTCGTTCAGCCTGCGGATCAGCGAGATCCGCGCGGTCGGGCTCGGGGAGCTGCTGGCCCGCATCGAACGGCTGCGGCGGCTGCTCGACGCCGAGGGCCTGTTCGACCCGCGCCGCAAGCGCCCGATCCCGTTCCTTCCGGGCACGATCGGGCTGATCACCGGCCGCGCCTCGGCCGCCGAGCACGACATCATGGCCGTCGCGTCCGGACGGTGGCCCGCGGTGCGATTCGCGGTCCGCAACACCGTGGTGCAGGGCGCCAATGCGGTCCCCCAGATCGTCGACGCGCTGCGCGCCCTCGACGCCGACCCCGACGTCGACGTCATCGTGCTGGCGCGCGGCGGCGGCAGTGTGGAGGACCTGCTGCCGTTCTCCGACGAGACCCTGTGCCGGGAGATCGCCCGGTGCACCACCCCGGTGGTCAGCGCGATCGGGCACGAGCCGGACAACCCGCTGTGCGACCTGGTCGCCGACCTGCGCGCGGCCACACCGACCGACGCGGCGAAACGGATCGTCCCAGACACCGCCGCCGAGCAGGCGCTGATCGACGATCTGCAGCGGCGCAGCGCCCGCGCGCTGCGCAACTGGGTCAACCGGGAGGCCCACATCGTCGCCCAACTGCGCAGCAGGCCGGTGCTGTCCCGCCCGCTGGCCGCGGTCGACGCGCGCGCCGAGGAGATCCACCGCGCCCGGGCCGCCGCCCGCCGCGACGTCAAGCGCCTGCTGACCGCCGAAAGCGACCGCCTCGGGCATCTGTCGGCGCGACTGAGCACACTGGGGCCGGCCGCGACGCTGGCGCGGGGCTACGCCGTGGTGCAGGCCGTGCCCGAGGGCGCGGCACCGCACGTGCTGCACTCGGTGGCCGATGCGCCGGCCGGCACGCGGCTGCGGATTCGGGTGGCCGACGGGGCCGTCACGGCGATCAGCGGGGGCAGCGAGCACGGTGAGGACTGA
- a CDS encoding exodeoxyribonuclease VII small subunit — MKPISELGYEEARDELIEVVERLEHGGLDLDASLTLWERGEQLAKRCEQHLAGSRARVEKALAAGDEEQ; from the coding sequence ATGAAGCCTATTAGTGAGCTCGGGTACGAGGAAGCGCGCGACGAACTGATCGAGGTCGTGGAACGTTTGGAGCACGGCGGACTCGACCTAGATGCATCGCTGACGCTTTGGGAACGTGGCGAACAGCTGGCCAAACGCTGCGAACAGCACTTAGCTGGATCCCGGGCACGGGTGGAGAAGGCATTGGCCGCGGGCGACGAGGAGCAATAG